The following proteins are encoded in a genomic region of Bernardetia sp. MNP-M8:
- a CDS encoding universal stress protein: MQKILVPVDFSKPSEAALNYALHFAQVIGAEIILLHVACAPLPSATNYHLHVGLLKEEVEKGKAKLEEYINQFSELTYLDGSGKLKIISILESEDGIIPSIEKVSKEHGAFLVVMGTHGMTRAEEILLGSVTADIIASKETPAVLAIPSNATFSNWERIVYAADFSEKDEKVIDILLELASYFPNSKVDYLHISNDKERIEDIDRLHRLKAAFKKIPVSMLDFRFRENDDLDKGIDGYLESYETSILVMLTHHRNFFESLWHRSKAKEISFHTDVPLLVLKTNSI; encoded by the coding sequence ATGCAAAAAATTCTAGTTCCAGTTGATTTTTCTAAGCCTTCAGAGGCTGCTCTAAATTACGCACTACATTTTGCCCAAGTAATTGGGGCTGAAATTATTTTACTTCATGTAGCTTGTGCTCCTTTACCTTCTGCTACTAATTATCATCTTCATGTAGGCTTATTAAAAGAAGAAGTAGAAAAAGGAAAAGCAAAATTAGAAGAGTATATAAATCAATTTTCTGAATTAACTTATCTAGATGGGAGTGGAAAGCTCAAAATCATATCTATTTTGGAGAGTGAGGATGGAATAATTCCTTCTATTGAAAAAGTTTCGAAAGAGCATGGAGCTTTTTTAGTTGTTATGGGAACTCATGGAATGACACGAGCAGAAGAAATTTTGTTAGGAAGTGTAACAGCTGATATTATTGCTTCTAAAGAAACTCCTGCTGTATTAGCTATTCCTAGTAATGCAACATTTTCAAATTGGGAACGCATTGTTTATGCTGCTGATTTTTCTGAAAAAGATGAGAAAGTAATTGATATTCTTTTAGAACTGGCTAGTTATTTTCCAAATTCGAAAGTAGATTATTTACATATCAGTAATGATAAAGAGCGTATTGAAGATATCGATAGACTTCATCGTTTGAAAGCAGCTTTTAAGAAAATACCTGTTTCTATGTTGGACTTTAGATTCAGAGAAAATGATGATTTAGATAAAGGAATAGATGGCTATTTAGAAAGTTACGAAACAAGTATTTTGGTTATGCTTACTCATCATCGTAATTTCTTTGAGAGTTTATGGCATAGAAGTAAAGCAAAGGAAATAAGTTTTCATACTGATGTGCCTTTATTAGTATTGAAGACAAATTCAATTTGA
- a CDS encoding Crp/Fnr family transcriptional regulator — translation MDKNKSSLINFIKQIIPINEIEAEEIANTFHFTKIEKNSLFLEENKVSDDYFFLQKGLMRVFLYDLEGNEITTDIFTENNIVFEITSFFNRVKSETNIQALTDCTGYRISYEELNTLFHHKPAFRDFGRAILVKEFIASKKRNYAMINQTAEQRYHHLLTSRPEIIKYVPLKYIASYIGVTDSTLSRIRKKK, via the coding sequence ATGGATAAAAATAAATCTTCATTAATAAATTTCATTAAACAAATCATTCCAATAAATGAAATTGAAGCTGAAGAAATTGCTAATACATTTCACTTTACAAAAATTGAAAAGAATTCACTTTTTTTAGAAGAGAATAAAGTTAGTGATGACTATTTTTTTCTTCAAAAAGGATTAATGAGAGTTTTTCTTTATGATTTAGAAGGAAATGAAATCACTACAGATATTTTCACAGAAAATAATATCGTTTTTGAAATTACCTCTTTTTTCAATAGAGTTAAATCTGAAACAAATATTCAAGCTCTAACTGATTGTACAGGCTATCGCATTTCTTACGAAGAATTAAACACACTGTTTCATCATAAACCTGCCTTTAGAGATTTCGGAAGAGCTATTTTAGTTAAAGAATTCATCGCTTCCAAAAAGAGAAACTATGCAATGATTAATCAAACTGCCGAACAACGCTACCACCACTTACTGACTTCAAGACCTGAAATAATAAAATATGTACCCTTAAAATATATAGCTTCCTATATAGGAGTTACAGATAGTACACTAAGTAGAATACGAAAGAAAAAATAA
- a CDS encoding TonB-dependent receptor gives MKNHLLTFATLVLLLISSTSFAQTTKGTIRGTIKDAANGEELIGATVVIVGTTNGSAADLDGKYSISVEAGTYDLQISFVSYQTKTVTGVEVKAGQVTVIDATLGEDTEMLEAVVIEAKAETASTTAVLAAQKNSGVVQDGLAAEQIARSGDRDAAAAITRVTGVSVEGGKYVYVRGLGDRYSQTTLNGASLPSLDPNRNSVQMDLFPSNLIDNIIVSKTFSPDLSGSFAGGNINVVTKDFPDRFTFQWNSSLGFNDQTSLNNNFLTHKGGKTDFLGIDDGSRSIPSGISNEFLDPRSFLTPEQKQQVDNQTKSFGTNMDYERKAPFLNQFHSLSLGNQINVLGRPFGFVSSLSYQRNFSYYDNGVTGRFSRDGVDVIQLNPTYQLNTEQGTESALWGANLNMSYKVAPTSKISLNLMYNRSGDKTTDYRSGLWNRGGAGLEEGYVYRTQTMQFLERGIASAQLKGKHTVGKRNIEIEWLSSLAQSTQNEPDLRYFSDDYYENGGERFYDIAISSYNSPARYYRDMNEINWDNKVDITIPFTSKGGDSKFKFGGGYLMKDRDFNEKRYQYINFKNSGVLDNYRQTGTIDDFFQNVGVMDNGNLGVVITDFTSPRNSYTGYQEIISFYGMTDWRFTKKFRAVMGVRYEGTNLQAASDDETLNKANIQENDFLPALNLIYELNKSTNLRASYGRTLARPTFRELAPFPSFAFADDFTIIGNENLERTLIDNFDLRYEMYPNAGEIISVSAFYKKFSNPIERAFDPREPNGQIQYKNVDQAFVAGLELEVRKRLDFSDALKNFSVGANFSLMYSEVDIDSAEYSFILKTDPNREPTRTMFMQSPYVLNSFIYYDLPEKGLSISGNFNVFGKRLAIVAQAGQPDVYEVPRPSLDFAVKKTMESGWGFSFRARNLLNPEYKQVQDFQGTEYIYDSYTVGRTFSLGVTYLID, from the coding sequence ATGAAAAATCATTTACTGACATTTGCTACACTTGTATTATTACTTATTAGTTCCACTTCTTTTGCCCAAACTACAAAAGGAACAATTAGAGGAACAATTAAAGATGCTGCTAATGGAGAAGAACTCATTGGTGCTACTGTTGTTATTGTAGGAACTACAAACGGTTCAGCAGCTGACTTAGATGGAAAATATTCTATTTCTGTCGAAGCAGGCACATATGATCTCCAAATTTCTTTTGTTTCTTACCAAACCAAAACAGTTACAGGAGTAGAAGTAAAAGCAGGACAAGTAACTGTAATTGATGCTACTTTAGGTGAAGATACAGAGATGTTAGAAGCTGTAGTGATAGAAGCGAAAGCAGAAACTGCATCTACAACAGCAGTTTTGGCAGCACAAAAAAACTCAGGAGTTGTTCAAGATGGACTTGCAGCAGAACAGATTGCTCGTTCAGGAGATAGAGATGCAGCAGCAGCCATTACAAGAGTAACAGGTGTTTCGGTAGAAGGTGGAAAATATGTATATGTACGTGGACTTGGCGATCGTTATAGCCAAACAACACTCAATGGAGCAAGCCTTCCAAGCCTTGACCCAAATAGAAACTCAGTTCAGATGGATTTATTTCCTAGTAATTTAATTGATAATATTATTGTATCTAAAACTTTCTCACCAGATCTTTCAGGTTCTTTTGCTGGTGGAAATATAAATGTAGTAACTAAAGATTTTCCAGATAGATTTACATTTCAATGGAATTCTTCATTAGGTTTTAATGACCAAACAAGTTTAAATAATAACTTTTTGACACATAAAGGAGGAAAAACAGACTTTTTAGGAATTGATGATGGAAGCCGTTCTATACCAAGTGGAATATCTAATGAATTTCTTGATCCTAGAAGCTTTCTCACACCAGAACAAAAACAACAAGTAGATAATCAAACAAAATCTTTTGGAACAAATATGGACTATGAGCGCAAAGCTCCATTTTTAAATCAATTTCATTCTCTTTCATTAGGTAATCAAATCAATGTTTTGGGTCGTCCTTTTGGTTTTGTATCTTCACTAAGTTATCAACGTAATTTTAGTTATTATGATAATGGAGTTACAGGTCGTTTTAGTAGAGATGGAGTAGATGTAATCCAACTTAATCCAACTTACCAGCTCAATACCGAACAAGGAACAGAAAGCGCACTTTGGGGAGCAAATTTAAATATGTCTTACAAAGTAGCTCCTACAAGTAAAATCTCTTTAAATTTGATGTATAATAGAAGTGGAGATAAGACAACTGATTATCGTTCAGGACTTTGGAATAGAGGAGGTGCAGGTTTGGAAGAAGGATATGTATATCGTACACAAACAATGCAGTTTTTAGAGCGTGGTATTGCTTCAGCTCAACTTAAAGGAAAGCATACTGTTGGAAAAAGAAATATAGAAATTGAGTGGCTTTCTTCATTGGCTCAATCTACTCAAAATGAGCCAGATTTGCGTTATTTCTCTGATGATTATTATGAAAATGGAGGAGAACGTTTTTATGATATTGCTATTTCGTCTTATAATTCTCCTGCTCGTTATTATCGTGATATGAATGAAATCAATTGGGATAATAAAGTAGATATTACAATTCCATTTACCTCAAAAGGAGGAGACAGTAAATTTAAATTTGGTGGTGGATATTTAATGAAAGATAGAGATTTCAATGAAAAAAGATACCAGTATATTAATTTCAAAAACTCAGGTGTTTTAGATAATTATCGTCAGACTGGAACAATAGATGATTTTTTCCAAAATGTAGGTGTAATGGATAATGGTAATCTAGGTGTAGTAATCACAGATTTTACTTCTCCAAGAAATAGTTATACAGGTTATCAAGAAATTATTTCTTTTTATGGAATGACAGATTGGCGTTTTACTAAAAAATTCCGTGCTGTAATGGGAGTACGTTATGAAGGAACAAACCTACAAGCAGCAAGTGATGATGAAACATTAAATAAAGCAAATATTCAAGAAAATGACTTTTTACCTGCCCTCAATTTGATTTATGAACTTAATAAATCAACTAATCTTCGTGCTTCGTATGGTAGAACATTAGCTCGTCCTACTTTTAGAGAACTTGCTCCTTTTCCTAGTTTTGCTTTTGCTGATGACTTTACTATCATTGGTAATGAAAACCTAGAAAGAACCCTTATCGATAACTTTGACTTGCGTTATGAAATGTATCCAAATGCAGGAGAGATTATTTCAGTAAGTGCTTTCTACAAAAAATTCTCTAACCCTATCGAACGTGCATTTGACCCAAGAGAACCAAATGGACAGATTCAGTACAAAAATGTTGATCAAGCATTTGTTGCTGGTCTTGAGCTTGAAGTGCGTAAGCGATTAGATTTCTCTGATGCTCTCAAAAACTTTAGTGTGGGTGCAAACTTTAGTTTGATGTATTCAGAAGTAGATATTGATTCAGCAGAATATTCTTTTATCTTGAAAACTGACCCAAATCGTGAGCCTACTCGTACTATGTTTATGCAATCTCCTTATGTTCTAAACTCATTTATTTATTATGATTTGCCAGAAAAAGGACTTAGTATTAGTGGAAATTTCAATGTGTTTGGAAAACGTTTGGCTATTGTAGCACAAGCAGGACAGCCAGATGTATATGAAGTGCCTCGTCCATCTTTAGATTTTGCTGTTAAGAAAACAATGGAAAGTGGCTGGGGATTCAGTTTCAGAGCTAGAAACTTATTAAATCCTGAATACAAACAAGTACAAGATTTCCAAGGAACAGAATATATATATGATTCTTATACTGTTGGTCGTACTTTCTCTTTAGGAGTTACGTATTTGATTGACTAA
- a CDS encoding oligosaccharide flippase family protein: MYKKFLSQTAIYGLTGIVGRLLNYLLTPFYTGIFLPDEYGGMSVFYAYAALLNVIYTHGMETTYFRFISKNNEGNNEDENNPSSKNGKPYNLSLSSVMFTSLILSSLMWIFAEPIAVFLEYPNNAQFVKWFAGIIAIDSIVAIPYARLRAEGKAMKFASLRMTVIVLTLFLNFFFLYFCKNSVEGTQFLFFQEYAKLIYDPEIALGYVFLATLIANSSVIPLLWKEFKDFRFTFNWKKNWADFKPMLLYAYPLLFAGIAYAINEVIDRSLLQKWLPDNFYPNKSPMDAVGIYSACYKLSIFITLAVQAFKYGAEPFFFSQASQKDSPKTFATITHFFTIVCVLMMLGVSLNMEWIANIFITNKEYHEGLFIVPILLLANICLGLYYNFSVWFKVSDRTHFGLWISLAGAAITISFNFILIPFYGYFGSAIATLSCYFFMAALCYLLGRKYQPIPYPILKMILYLGISTALIFICLNIEWTGFWQKHLIQNGLLILFLVVTILVEYRTFRKLKK; the protein is encoded by the coding sequence ATGTATAAAAAATTTCTTTCTCAAACAGCCATTTACGGACTTACTGGAATAGTTGGTAGATTGCTCAATTATTTACTTACACCTTTCTACACAGGGATTTTCCTTCCTGATGAATATGGTGGTATGTCCGTTTTTTATGCTTATGCAGCACTTCTGAATGTGATTTACACACATGGAATGGAAACGACTTACTTTCGTTTTATATCTAAAAATAATGAAGGAAATAATGAGGATGAGAATAATCCATCCTCTAAAAATGGGAAGCCTTACAATCTTTCTCTAAGTTCTGTCATGTTTACTTCGCTCATTTTGAGTAGTTTGATGTGGATTTTTGCAGAGCCAATAGCTGTTTTTTTAGAATATCCCAATAATGCACAGTTTGTAAAGTGGTTTGCTGGTATTATTGCCATTGATTCTATCGTTGCGATTCCGTATGCAAGATTGAGAGCAGAAGGAAAAGCAATGAAATTTGCATCTCTTCGAATGACAGTTATTGTTCTTACTCTTTTTCTCAATTTTTTCTTTCTTTATTTTTGTAAAAACAGTGTAGAAGGAACACAGTTTTTATTTTTTCAAGAGTATGCAAAACTAATTTATGACCCAGAAATTGCTTTAGGTTATGTTTTTTTAGCCACCTTGATTGCAAACTCTTCTGTTATTCCACTGCTTTGGAAAGAATTTAAAGATTTTCGTTTTACATTCAATTGGAAAAAGAACTGGGCAGATTTCAAACCTATGCTTTTATATGCCTATCCGTTACTTTTTGCAGGAATTGCCTATGCGATTAATGAAGTAATTGATAGAAGTTTATTACAAAAATGGCTTCCTGATAATTTTTATCCAAATAAATCTCCAATGGATGCAGTAGGAATTTATTCAGCCTGTTACAAACTTTCTATTTTTATCACTTTAGCTGTTCAAGCCTTTAAATATGGTGCAGAGCCGTTTTTTTTCTCACAAGCTAGTCAGAAAGATTCTCCCAAAACGTTTGCTACCATTACTCATTTTTTTACGATTGTCTGTGTTTTGATGATGCTAGGAGTGAGTTTGAATATGGAATGGATAGCAAATATTTTTATCACAAATAAAGAATATCACGAAGGACTTTTTATTGTTCCGATTCTGCTTTTGGCAAATATTTGTTTGGGATTATATTATAATTTTTCGGTTTGGTTTAAGGTTTCTGACCGTACACATTTTGGACTTTGGATAAGCCTTGCAGGTGCAGCTATTACAATTAGTTTCAATTTTATTTTGATTCCTTTTTATGGTTATTTTGGAAGTGCGATTGCGACACTTTCTTGTTATTTTTTTATGGCAGCTTTGTGTTATCTTTTGGGTAGAAAATACCAACCTATTCCTTATCCGATTCTGAAAATGATTTTGTATTTAGGAATTTCTACAGCACTTATTTTTATTTGTTTGAATATAGAATGGACAGGGTTTTGGCAAAAACATTTGATTCAAAATGGATTACTTATTTTGTTTTTAGTAGTTACTATTTTGGTAGAATATCGAACTTTTAGGAAATTGAAGAAGTAA
- a CDS encoding ABC transporter permease — protein MIAYFLKKLGYGFLVIFGVTVVVFFIFHALPGDPTKMIAGPRSTPETIAIIKTDLGLDKPLSTQFAYYLNDLSIVSVHEDTKSNQVKYDYIKLFSISDKAFVVKKPYLRKSYYSDSRVDEMLFDRVSATLVLSVAAMIFATFFGVIFGIICALKQNSFLDHALVSISVLGISTPSFVAAIFIALIFGYYLSEYTGLDMTGSLWIMSVFDGKQLALKNIILPAFTLGLRPLAIITQLTRSSMIEELSKDYVRTARAKGLPQYIVIFKHTLKNAINPVVTAISNWLATLIAGAFFVEYVFSWKGLGWLTIDAVQKLDLPVVMGATLVVAVIFVIITLIVDLLYALLDPRVRA, from the coding sequence ATGATTGCATATTTTTTAAAAAAATTGGGATATGGTTTTCTAGTCATTTTTGGAGTGACTGTAGTGGTGTTTTTTATATTTCATGCACTACCTGGTGATCCTACAAAGATGATTGCAGGACCTCGTTCTACACCTGAAACTATTGCCATAATCAAAACTGATTTAGGTTTGGATAAGCCTTTAAGCACTCAATTTGCCTATTATCTGAATGATTTGTCTATTGTTTCTGTTCATGAAGACACAAAAAGCAATCAAGTAAAATATGATTACATCAAACTTTTTAGTATTTCAGATAAAGCATTTGTAGTCAAAAAACCGTATCTAAGAAAATCTTATTATAGTGATAGCCGAGTAGATGAAATGCTCTTCGACAGAGTAAGTGCAACTCTTGTTTTGTCAGTGGCTGCAATGATTTTTGCTACTTTTTTTGGAGTAATTTTTGGAATTATTTGTGCGCTCAAACAAAACTCTTTTTTAGACCATGCCTTAGTTTCAATTTCAGTCTTGGGTATTTCTACACCTTCTTTTGTAGCAGCCATTTTTATAGCTCTCATTTTTGGATATTATTTAAGTGAATACACAGGACTTGACATGACAGGTTCACTTTGGATAATGAGTGTCTTTGATGGAAAGCAATTAGCTCTAAAAAATATTATTTTACCTGCTTTTACACTTGGTTTGCGTCCCTTGGCAATTATTACCCAACTCACACGCTCTTCGATGATAGAAGAACTTTCTAAAGATTATGTCAGAACAGCACGAGCAAAAGGATTGCCTCAATATATTGTTATTTTCAAACATACACTCAAAAATGCTATCAATCCTGTTGTAACAGCTATCTCAAACTGGCTTGCTACACTTATAGCAGGTGCTTTTTTTGTAGAATATGTATTTAGTTGGAAAGGATTGGGCTGGCTTACAATTGATGCCGTTCAAAAACTTGACCTTCCTGTTGTGATGGGGGCAACACTTGTGGTAGCTGTCATTTTTGTAATTATTACGCTTATTGTAGATTTATTGTATGCGTTACTTGACCCTCGTGTTAGGGCATAA
- a CDS encoding von Willebrand factor type A domain-containing protein yields the protein MESLRKSFRQLTSITKISLLATSTVFVVACNSSKTSNYEMADGVATEQNHRIASSPTKISRNKEKKDISYNTTQDADYAAGAVMDEAEMYISDDKISQNTEEYQKQIENKFIQSLKEPLSTFSIDVDNASYSNARRFIQSGQLPNADAVRIEEFINYFNYDYQKPTGKHPFSVSTEISTAPWNEKHKLVHVGIQGKDLDYDNLAPSNLVFLIDASGSMEAQNKLPLLRSSLKLLLTQLSKNDRIAIVAYAGAAGLVLESTPATETDKIMNALEAVSAGGSTAGGAGIQLAYSLAKDNLIKEGNNRVILCTDGDFNVGVNSPKELVTMIESKRNDGIYLTVCGFGMGNYKDHQMEDLSNAGNGNYFYIDNIQEAKKVFVTQMRATLFTIAKDVKIQIEFNPTKVAAYRLIGYENRMLAKEDFNDDKKDAGELGAGHTVTALYEIIPVGVKSDFFPSVDDLRYQKEENKIKASYTAAASSDELLNLKLRYKKPNEDTSNLIVNPLKDDNIALEKTSDNFRFSAAVAEFGMILKNSEFKSNASYNQVITLAKNAKGKDTEGYRTEFLKLVESCQLMSK from the coding sequence ATGGAATCTCTTAGAAAATCATTCAGACAATTAACTTCAATTACAAAAATCAGTCTATTAGCAACTTCTACTGTATTTGTTGTAGCCTGTAATTCTTCAAAAACATCAAATTATGAAATGGCAGATGGCGTAGCTACTGAACAAAACCACAGAATAGCTTCTTCTCCCACAAAAATTAGCCGTAATAAAGAGAAAAAAGATATTTCATACAACACAACTCAAGATGCAGACTATGCTGCTGGTGCTGTGATGGATGAGGCTGAAATGTATATCTCTGATGATAAAATTTCTCAAAACACAGAAGAATACCAAAAACAGATAGAAAATAAATTCATTCAATCTCTCAAAGAACCTCTATCTACTTTTTCGATTGATGTTGATAATGCTTCTTATTCAAATGCTCGTCGTTTTATTCAATCTGGTCAGCTTCCCAATGCTGATGCTGTTCGTATCGAAGAATTTATCAATTACTTTAATTACGATTATCAAAAACCTACAGGAAAACATCCTTTTTCAGTCAGTACAGAAATTTCTACAGCTCCTTGGAATGAAAAACATAAATTAGTTCACGTCGGAATTCAAGGAAAAGATTTGGATTATGATAATCTTGCGCCTTCAAATTTAGTTTTTTTGATTGATGCTTCTGGTTCAATGGAGGCACAAAACAAATTACCTCTTCTTCGTTCTTCGCTCAAACTTCTTCTTACACAATTAAGCAAAAACGACCGTATTGCGATTGTTGCTTATGCAGGTGCAGCAGGTTTGGTTTTGGAATCTACACCAGCCACAGAAACAGACAAAATTATGAACGCCTTAGAAGCCGTTTCGGCAGGTGGAAGCACAGCAGGTGGCGCAGGAATCCAACTTGCTTACAGTTTAGCAAAAGATAATTTGATAAAAGAAGGAAACAACCGAGTTATTTTGTGTACCGATGGCGATTTTAATGTAGGCGTAAATTCTCCAAAAGAATTAGTAACTATGATTGAAAGCAAAAGAAATGACGGAATTTATTTGACTGTTTGTGGTTTTGGGATGGGAAATTATAAAGACCATCAAATGGAAGATTTGAGTAATGCAGGAAACGGAAATTACTTTTATATCGACAATATTCAAGAAGCAAAAAAGGTTTTTGTAACACAAATGAGAGCCACACTCTTTACAATTGCTAAAGATGTCAAAATTCAAATTGAGTTTAATCCTACAAAAGTAGCAGCCTATCGTTTGATTGGTTACGAAAACAGAATGCTTGCAAAAGAAGACTTTAACGATGACAAAAAAGATGCTGGTGAACTTGGAGCAGGACACACTGTAACAGCTCTTTACGAAATTATTCCAGTTGGTGTAAAAAGCGATTTTTTTCCTTCAGTAGATGATTTGCGTTATCAGAAAGAAGAAAATAAAATAAAAGCATCTTATACGGCTGCTGCCTCTTCTGACGAGTTATTAAACTTAAAATTGCGTTACAAAAAGCCAAATGAAGATACAAGTAATTTGATTGTCAATCCATTGAAAGATGATAATATTGCTTTAGAAAAAACATCTGATAATTTCCGTTTTTCGGCTGCCGTAGCAGAATTTGGAATGATTCTGAAAAACTCTGAATTTAAGTCGAATGCTTCTTATAATCAAGTTATTACACTTGCCAAAAATGCAAAAGGAAAAGATACAGAAGGCTACCGTACAGAGTTTTTGAAATTGGTAGAAAGCTGTCAACTTATGTCCAAATAA
- a CDS encoding prolyl oligopeptidase family serine peptidase, translating to MKKIVLQLSIAATLLSACGTEKKETQEEKMPVTFEYPETKKGTVEDTYFETVIKDPYRWLEDDRSTETESWVKAQNKVTFDYLKSIPYREQLKNQLEKVWNYEKISSPFKEGNYTYFYKNDGLQNQYVVYRKKEGEEKDQVFIDPNTFSKDGTVSMAGLDFSKDGSRAAYQISEGGSDWRKVIVIDTESKEAIEDTLKNVKFSGISWKGNDGFYYSSYDKPEGSELSAKTDQHKLYFHKVGTPQSEDKVIFGATADQKHRYVGGSVTEDENYLLISGSNATSGNKLFIKDLSKANSPLVTIVGNEDSDTYLMDNEGSKLYLVTNLDAPNQKVVMTDASKPTPENWKDVIPHTENVLSASSGGGYLFAEYMVDAISKVVQYDMNGKEIREIKLPGVGSAGGFGGKKEDKEMYFSFTNYNTPSSIYKFDAETGEYESYWKPAIDFNSDNYESKQVFYNSKDGTKIPMIITYKKGTELNGKNPTILYGYGGFNISLTPSFSVINSVWLEQGGVYAVANLRGGGEYGKEWHDAGTQLKKQNVFDDFIAAAEFLIKEKYTSSEYLAIKGGSNGGLLVGAVMTQRPDLMKVAIPAVGVLDMLRYHTFTAGAGWAYDYGTSEQNKEMFEYIKGYSPVHNVKEGVSYPATLVVTGDHDDRVVPAHSFKFAAELQDKHKGNNPVMIRIETDAGHGAGKPTSKTIEENADIFAFTLYNMGFETLPKNEVSEKK from the coding sequence ATGAAAAAAATAGTCTTACAATTATCCATTGCTGCAACTTTGCTTTCAGCTTGTGGAACAGAAAAAAAAGAAACCCAAGAAGAAAAAATGCCTGTTACATTTGAATATCCTGAAACAAAAAAAGGAACAGTAGAAGATACTTACTTTGAAACGGTTATCAAAGATCCTTATCGTTGGTTAGAAGACGACCGAAGCACAGAAACAGAAAGCTGGGTAAAAGCTCAAAACAAAGTCACTTTCGATTACCTAAAATCTATTCCTTACCGTGAGCAGCTCAAAAATCAGTTAGAGAAGGTCTGGAATTATGAGAAAATATCTAGTCCATTTAAAGAAGGAAATTATACTTATTTCTACAAAAATGATGGATTGCAAAATCAATATGTCGTTTATAGAAAAAAAGAAGGCGAAGAAAAAGACCAAGTTTTTATTGACCCAAATACATTTTCAAAAGATGGAACTGTTTCAATGGCAGGACTTGATTTTTCAAAAGATGGTTCTCGTGCAGCCTACCAAATTTCAGAAGGTGGAAGCGATTGGAGAAAAGTAATTGTAATTGATACAGAAAGTAAAGAAGCAATTGAAGACACACTCAAAAATGTGAAATTTAGTGGTATAAGTTGGAAAGGAAACGACGGTTTTTATTATTCTAGCTATGATAAACCAGAGGGAAGTGAACTTTCAGCCAAAACAGACCAACATAAATTATACTTTCATAAAGTAGGAACTCCTCAAAGTGAAGACAAAGTTATTTTTGGAGCAACAGCAGACCAAAAACACAGATATGTAGGTGGCTCTGTTACAGAAGATGAAAACTATTTGCTCATCTCTGGAAGTAATGCAACCTCTGGTAATAAACTTTTTATTAAAGATTTATCAAAAGCAAATTCTCCTTTGGTTACTATTGTAGGTAATGAAGATAGTGATACATATTTAATGGATAATGAAGGTTCAAAACTTTATTTGGTTACAAACCTAGATGCGCCAAATCAGAAAGTAGTGATGACAGATGCTTCAAAGCCAACTCCTGAAAATTGGAAAGATGTAATTCCTCATACAGAAAACGTTTTGAGTGCTTCTTCAGGTGGTGGATATTTGTTTGCTGAATATATGGTAGATGCTATTTCTAAAGTTGTTCAGTATGATATGAATGGAAAAGAAATCAGAGAAATAAAATTACCAGGGGTAGGAAGTGCTGGTGGTTTTGGTGGAAAAAAAGAAGATAAGGAAATGTATTTTTCTTTCACCAATTATAATACACCAAGTAGCATTTATAAATTTGATGCAGAAACTGGAGAATACGAATCGTACTGGAAACCTGCTATTGATTTCAATTCAGATAATTACGAATCAAAGCAAGTTTTTTATAACTCAAAAGATGGAACAAAGATTCCTATGATTATTACTTATAAAAAGGGAACAGAATTAAATGGTAAAAATCCAACTATTTTGTATGGTTATGGTGGATTTAATATTAGCCTTACTCCTAGTTTTAGTGTAATTAATTCAGTGTGGTTGGAGCAAGGAGGCGTTTATGCTGTTGCAAATCTTAGAGGTGGAGGAGAATATGGAAAAGAGTGGCATGATGCAGGAACTCAACTCAAAAAACAAAATGTTTTTGATGATTTTATTGCTGCTGCTGAATTTTTAATCAAAGAAAAATACACTTCTAGTGAATATTTAGCAATAAAAGGAGGTTCGAATGGAGGGCTTTTGGTAGGTGCAGTTATGACTCAACGTCCAGACCTTATGAAAGTAGCCATTCCTGCTGTTGGTGTTTTGGATATGCTTCGTTATCATACCTTTACAGCTGGTGCAGGTTGGGCGTATGATTATGGAACTTCTGAACAGAACAAAGAAATGTTTGAATATATAAAAGGGTATTCTCCTGTTCATAATGTAAAAGAAGGAGTTTCTTATCCTGCAACACTTGTTGTTACTGGCGACCATGACGATAGAGTTGTTCCTGCTCACTCATTCAAATTTGCTGCCGAGTTACAAGACAAACACAAAGGAAATAATCCTGTAATGATTCGTATTGAAACAGATGCTGGTCATGGTGCAGGAAAACCAACTAGCAAAACAATTGAAGAAAATGCTGATATTTTTGCTTTTACACTTTATAATATGGGATTCGAAACGCTTCCTAAAAATGAAGTAAGTGAGAAAAAATAA